One part of the Eucalyptus grandis isolate ANBG69807.140 chromosome 10, ASM1654582v1, whole genome shotgun sequence genome encodes these proteins:
- the LOC104422238 gene encoding UPF0664 stress-induced protein C29B12.11c produces MALNPQLFPNGMPVPFVNEMFVLARDGVEFEVDKIPGSQGGRVKARGTIYLSNIRMVFVASKPVGSLTAFDIPLLYVNGEKFNQPIFFCNNISGFVEPVVPDNQHGALFSTHTFKILFKEGGCGTFVPLFFNLISSVRQYNQHVNSESAPHVDPLQAAGTPVDEMMRHAYVDPNDPTKIFLQQPTPESQLRRRAYHPRPAENSI; encoded by the exons ATGGCTCTCAACCCTCAGCTGTTCCCGAACGGCATGCCCGTTCCCTTCGTCAACGAGATGTTCGTCCTGGCCCGAGACGGCGTCGAGTTCGAGGTCGATAAGATTCCCGG ATCCCAAGGGGGTCGTGTGAAAGCAAGAGGAACTATCTACTTGTCCAACATACGGATGGTCTTTGTTGCAAGCAAGCCTGTTGGGAGTCTCACCGCCTTCGACATACCCCTG CTATATGTCAATGGTGAGAAGTTCAATCAACCAATATTTTTCTGCAACAACATATCTGGCTTTGTGGAGCCT GTGGTACCAGATAACCAGCACGGGGCACTTTTTTCCACTCATACTTTTAAGATATTGTTCAAGGAGGGTGGATGTGGGACCTTCGTGCcgctcttcttcaacttgataTCCTCTGTGAGGCAATACAATCAGCATGTTAACTCTGAAAGTGCGCCACATGTGGATCCTTTACAAGCAGCAGGAACTCCGGTTGATGAGATGATGAGACATGC ATATGTGGATCCCAATGACCCTACCAAGATCTTCTTACAGCAGCCTACTCCAGAGTCACAGCTGAGGCGCCGGGCATACCATCCTCGGCCTGCTGAAAACTCTATATGA